ACCGGAGGAGTGCCAAAGTACGAAGAAGGTATTGCCTCGGGCGGGGGCTGGGAGACACAGATAACTAAGGCGTGCAGACTGATCGAAGTCTCAGAAGTACTTCGAGAGCAAAACGGATACTACACAGCTATTATCGAGCTCTGTTTTGGAGCCATCGAGCGTTCGATAGAAGCATACGCTATCAGGATGACAGACGACGAACTA
This region of Candidatus Afararchaeum irisae genomic DNA includes:
- a CDS encoding DNA-binding protein, encoding MTDPSSIVDAIDRAEDAFEERTGGVPKYEEGIASGGGWETQITKACRLIEVSEVLREQNGYYTAIIELCFGAIERSIEAYAIRMTDDELRDFQDHEYSYRRANEIGLFEEETARDMMNLYSVLPNR